One Natranaerovirga hydrolytica genomic region harbors:
- a CDS encoding ABC transporter ATP-binding protein: protein MAAIKLENVSKKFGNTLALNNVNLAIEPNKIYGLLGRNGAGKTTLLNLVTNKIFQDQGTVTINGEPVYENEKMLNKVFYMVEEDLYPEHLKVKQIFSWTKVFYSKMDFDYANALAQKFGLDTNKKVKQLSTGYNSIFKAIVALASNAEIIIFDEPILGLDANHRDLFYKELIKNYSNHPKTIIISTHLIEEVSDVLEEAIVIKEGEIILKQSVEELLSSAYKVSGESEKVNQYIEGKEVIGEETMGQYKEVTLLESSKKKNETLAKDLNLEFGKVELQKLFINLTNA from the coding sequence ATGGCTGCAATTAAATTGGAAAATGTATCAAAAAAATTTGGTAATACACTAGCATTAAATAATGTGAATCTAGCAATAGAACCTAATAAAATATATGGATTACTGGGGAGAAACGGAGCAGGGAAAACAACATTACTGAACTTAGTAACCAACAAAATCTTTCAAGACCAAGGTACGGTTACAATTAACGGGGAACCTGTGTATGAAAATGAAAAAATGCTTAATAAAGTATTCTATATGGTAGAAGAAGATTTGTATCCGGAGCATTTAAAGGTCAAACAAATTTTCTCTTGGACCAAAGTATTTTACTCAAAGATGGATTTTGATTATGCCAATGCATTAGCCCAAAAATTTGGTTTAGACACCAACAAAAAAGTCAAACAATTATCAACAGGATACAACTCCATTTTTAAAGCCATAGTCGCTTTAGCAAGCAACGCGGAGATTATTATATTTGATGAGCCTATATTAGGATTAGACGCTAATCATAGAGATTTGTTTTATAAAGAGCTGATTAAAAATTATAGTAATCACCCAAAAACCATTATCATATCCACTCACCTTATTGAAGAAGTATCAGATGTACTAGAAGAAGCCATTGTCATAAAAGAAGGAGAAATAATTCTTAAACAATCAGTAGAAGAATTATTATCCTCTGCTTATAAAGTATCAGGAGAAAGTGAAAAAGTTAATCAGTATATAGAAGGTAAAGAAGTGATTGGAGAAGAAACAATGGGACAGTATAAAGAAGTCACCTTATTAGAAAGTAGTAAAAAGAAAAATGAAACATTAGCAAAAGACTTAAATTTAGAATTTGGAAAAGTAGAATTGCAGAAATTGTTCATCAATTTAACCAATGCATAG
- a CDS encoding S-layer homology domain-containing protein, whose protein sequence is MEFKDSDEQYDWAREAIGVLSSLSIISGTSTKRNEFSPSANISRRDYTIMLVKTLDLEQKLQHLCIEFIYYKNNIKKYCQL, encoded by the coding sequence ATTGAGTTTAAGGACTCTGATGAACAATATGATTGGGCTAGAGAAGCAATAGGCGTACTTTCTTCATTAAGTATCATTAGTGGAACGTCTACGAAAAGAAATGAGTTTAGTCCATCTGCTAATATTTCAAGAAGGGATTATACAATAATGTTAGTAAAAACATTAGATTTAGAGCAGAAGTTGCAGCATTTATGTATAGAATTTATTTATTACAAGAATAATATAAAAAAATATTGTCAATTATAA
- a CDS encoding ABC transporter ATP-binding protein, whose translation MLKVEGLIKDYGKVRAVNDITFTAKPGEIYGFLGHNGAGKSTTIKVSSGLLKPTQGQVSICGYDIVKEPIEAKKNLGYVPETPFLYDKLTGAEFLELIYGVYQPETTAIERQNRVKEMLEEIELVEKGQDLIGSYSQGMRRKIALCSGFIHNPKVVLLDEPTIGLDASSAKVAKDLFRKHADEGNTLLLTTHIMEIAEKLCDRIGIISQGKIIIEGTIEALKESAKGHNCESLEDLFLYFTQKDQETNGGDSE comes from the coding sequence ATGTTAAAAGTAGAGGGACTTATTAAAGATTATGGAAAGGTCAGAGCTGTTAATGACATTACTTTTACAGCAAAGCCAGGAGAAATATATGGTTTTTTGGGACATAATGGTGCTGGAAAAAGCACAACGATAAAAGTGAGTTCCGGTTTACTAAAGCCGACACAAGGTCAAGTCAGTATTTGTGGATATGATATTGTGAAAGAACCTATTGAAGCGAAAAAGAACTTAGGGTATGTACCAGAGACACCGTTTTTATATGATAAACTAACAGGTGCTGAATTTTTAGAATTAATTTATGGAGTGTATCAACCAGAGACAACTGCAATAGAAAGACAAAATAGAGTTAAAGAAATGTTAGAAGAAATCGAGTTGGTAGAAAAAGGACAGGATTTAATTGGTAGTTATTCTCAAGGAATGAGAAGGAAAATAGCTCTTTGCTCTGGTTTTATACATAACCCCAAAGTAGTTTTATTAGATGAACCCACTATTGGCTTAGATGCTTCTAGTGCAAAAGTAGCAAAAGATTTGTTTAGAAAACATGCAGATGAGGGCAACACCTTATTATTAACCACACATATTATGGAGATAGCAGAGAAATTATGTGATCGAATTGGCATTATATCCCAAGGAAAAATTATTATTGAAGGGACCATTGAAGCATTAAAAGAAAGTGCTAAAGGACACAATTGTGAGTCACTAGAAGACTTATTTCTTTATTTTACACAGAAAGATCAAGAAACAAATGGTGGTGATAGTGAATGA
- a CDS encoding 2Fe-2S ferredoxin, whose product MVSPKYHVFVCTSCRINGQQSGYCYSKDSVAIVQKFVEEIDECDLSGDVMVTNTGCFGICDKGPVVVVYPQGIWYGNVSVDDVEEIVESHFEEGEPVERLVI is encoded by the coding sequence ATGGTTAGTCCAAAGTATCATGTTTTTGTATGTACCAGCTGTCGAATAAATGGTCAGCAGTCAGGTTATTGTTATTCAAAGGATAGCGTAGCCATTGTACAAAAATTTGTTGAGGAAATTGATGAATGTGATTTGTCAGGAGATGTAATGGTTACCAATACAGGTTGTTTTGGAATATGTGATAAAGGGCCTGTTGTTGTAGTCTATCCACAAGGGATTTGGTATGGTAATGTCTCAGTAGATGATGTTGAAGAAATAGTTGAATCTCATTTTGAAGAGGGAGAACCCGTAGAAAGGTTAGTAATCTAA
- the rbr gene encoding rubrerythrin, with amino-acid sequence MKSLKGTQTAQNLLKAFAGESQARNRYTYYASQAKKEGYVQISNLFTETADNEKEHAKRFFKFLKEDPELNGQGIEIEATYPVALGDTKFNLKAAADGENEEWSDLYPEFADVAQKEGFPEIATAFKKIAEVEKHHEARYLKLLENVENGTVFKKGDKTYWKCNNCGYVHEGTEAVEVCPACIHPQAHFELLAENY; translated from the coding sequence ATGAAATCATTAAAAGGAACACAAACAGCCCAAAATCTATTAAAAGCATTTGCTGGTGAATCACAAGCAAGAAATCGTTACACGTATTATGCGTCTCAAGCAAAAAAAGAGGGATATGTTCAAATATCTAATCTTTTTACAGAGACAGCGGACAACGAGAAAGAGCATGCGAAACGTTTCTTTAAATTTTTAAAAGAAGATCCTGAATTAAACGGACAAGGCATTGAAATTGAAGCAACTTATCCAGTTGCATTAGGCGATACTAAGTTCAACCTTAAAGCAGCAGCTGATGGCGAGAATGAAGAATGGTCTGATTTATATCCTGAATTTGCTGATGTTGCACAAAAAGAAGGATTTCCAGAGATTGCTACTGCTTTTAAAAAAATAGCAGAAGTAGAAAAACATCACGAAGCGAGATACTTAAAATTATTAGAAAATGTGGAAAACGGAACGGTTTTCAAAAAAGGCGACAAAACATACTGGAAGTGTAATAACTGTGGATACGTTCATGAAGGTACTGAAGCAGTTGAAGTCTGTCCAGCTTGTATTCATCCACAGGCTCACTTTGAATTATTAGCTGAAAATTATTAA
- a CDS encoding GntR family transcriptional regulator, with the protein MELNFNSDKPIYLQLAEYIEDNILNSVFEEASQIPSTTEMSVTLKINPATAAKGVNLLVDESIIYKKRGVGMFVMEGAKEKILNKRKESFYEGFICALVAEAQKLNITQYEIIKMIERGYEDGCN; encoded by the coding sequence TTGGAATTGAATTTTAATAGTGATAAACCGATTTATTTACAACTAGCAGAATACATTGAAGACAATATCTTAAACAGTGTGTTTGAAGAAGCAAGTCAAATACCTTCTACTACAGAAATGTCAGTGACTTTAAAAATTAATCCTGCCACAGCAGCTAAAGGTGTTAATTTATTAGTAGACGAATCCATAATTTATAAAAAGAGAGGTGTGGGTATGTTTGTTATGGAAGGAGCAAAGGAAAAAATATTAAATAAAAGAAAAGAAAGTTTTTATGAAGGATTTATATGCGCTTTAGTAGCAGAAGCCCAGAAACTAAATATTACACAATATGAAATTATAAAAATGATCGAAAGGGGATATGAAGATGGCTGCAATTAA
- a CDS encoding putative ABC transporter permease subunit, giving the protein MSHLNFFIKLNWLKFKNKHFLTKKDVSKTITGFITTIILEIVAIVLIKKFFVDVYWQEHIETFAFIVPVVFLLGTLFVFSTQFFDSIKNIIPKLYKSPDLNYLVSLPISSSEVFAFKFLGYVFNSIKKSFLFALPLFIIAGMELEAGVMYYVILLPTYIFLSLIPSALGVGIGLLGLKFLSLKVFNLVLGVLNFVVSIFFWIVAFGLSDEVMEKLGLWIAGFLENEWLVDIIPITSPVTILSAALFGEYTHIIRPLLFLILISIITFVLLLRISKNSFYQGWYNSNFEKVKKKKKKRNKKQKNTKTNHKIRAFKNPVHTLVWYDWKLALRNKEMFFGVLMFVVIFFALVVAFTVNQTNLFFMVIIGIAASYFNVFAASIPLIPIELAEDKSLYKGRYWLNMIMPVKGKAIFDYSVLTILLPAYVLSVIGVIIYWLFSEINFLIILISLLIIFLVLLGNIGIQTYFELKMVDKYYNKKMGLGSVISFFLPILYHIIACGPLLLYYLKVDMGVNVKLNRINFLLANNNLLIALLFAIVIPIITIIISRNLSHKVWEKIEI; this is encoded by the coding sequence ATGAGTCATTTAAACTTTTTTATAAAATTAAATTGGTTAAAGTTTAAAAACAAACATTTTTTAACAAAGAAAGATGTAAGCAAAACCATTACGGGATTTATAACCACTATAATATTAGAGATTGTAGCTATTGTATTGATAAAAAAATTTTTTGTAGATGTTTATTGGCAAGAGCATATTGAAACATTTGCATTTATTGTACCGGTAGTTTTTTTATTAGGTACTTTATTTGTGTTTTCAACTCAGTTTTTTGATAGTATTAAAAATATCATTCCCAAGCTATATAAATCACCAGACCTTAATTATCTTGTGTCACTACCTATATCCAGTAGTGAAGTGTTTGCGTTTAAATTTTTGGGATATGTTTTCAATAGCATTAAAAAAAGTTTTTTATTTGCATTACCCTTATTTATTATAGCAGGTATGGAATTAGAAGCAGGTGTCATGTATTATGTCATCTTATTACCTACATATATATTTTTGTCTTTAATACCTTCTGCATTAGGTGTTGGTATTGGGTTGCTTGGCTTAAAGTTTTTGTCTTTGAAAGTCTTTAATCTTGTTTTAGGAGTGCTTAATTTTGTAGTAAGCATTTTCTTTTGGATTGTGGCTTTTGGTTTAAGTGATGAAGTGATGGAAAAGTTGGGGCTTTGGATAGCTGGTTTTTTAGAAAATGAGTGGTTAGTGGATATCATACCCATTACATCGCCTGTTACCATATTATCAGCAGCCTTATTTGGGGAGTATACTCATATAATAAGACCACTACTATTTTTAATATTAATCAGTATCATAACCTTTGTATTATTATTGAGGATTTCTAAAAATAGTTTTTACCAAGGTTGGTATAATAGCAATTTTGAAAAAGTAAAAAAGAAGAAAAAGAAAAGAAATAAAAAACAAAAAAATACAAAAACAAATCATAAAATAAGAGCATTTAAAAATCCAGTTCATACATTGGTATGGTACGATTGGAAATTGGCATTGAGAAATAAAGAAATGTTTTTTGGGGTATTAATGTTTGTGGTTATATTTTTTGCCTTAGTGGTCGCTTTTACAGTGAATCAAACCAATTTATTTTTTATGGTTATTATTGGAATTGCTGCTTCTTACTTCAATGTTTTTGCGGCATCAATACCTTTAATTCCTATTGAATTGGCTGAAGATAAAAGCTTATATAAAGGAAGATATTGGCTAAATATGATTATGCCTGTTAAGGGGAAAGCCATCTTTGATTATTCAGTTTTAACCATATTATTGCCAGCCTATGTATTAAGTGTAATAGGGGTAATCATTTATTGGTTATTTAGTGAAATCAATTTTTTAATCATCTTAATATCCTTGCTGATTATTTTCTTAGTTCTTTTAGGTAATATTGGTATTCAAACTTACTTTGAATTAAAAATGGTAGATAAATATTATAATAAAAAAATGGGATTAGGTAGTGTTATCAGCTTTTTCTTACCAATTCTTTACCATATAATTGCGTGTGGACCACTTTTGTTGTATTATTTAAAAGTAGATATGGGTGTTAATGTAAAGTTGAATAGGATAAACTTTTTGTTAGCAAATAACAATTTGCTTATTGCATTATTATTTGCTATTGTTATTCCTATAATAACAATTATTATCTCTAGAAATCTATCACATAAAGTGTGGGAAAAAATCGAAATATAA
- a CDS encoding exodeoxyribonuclease III: protein MKMISWNVNGIRACLKKGFMDFFNEMDADVFCLQETKVQEGQVELELDGYYQYWNYAEKKGYSGTAIFTKKEPIQVTNGIGIDEHDKEGRVITAEFEDYFLVTVYTPNSQRELARLDYRMTWEDDFLAYLKELEKNKPVIFCGDLNVAHTEIDLKNPKTNRKNAGFSDEERGKFDNVVNNGFVDTFRYFYPDVTGAYTWWSYMFNARKNNAGWRIDYFCVSESLKDALKDAQIYAEIYGSDHCPVGLDIF, encoded by the coding sequence ATGAAGATGATATCTTGGAATGTTAATGGTATTCGTGCTTGTCTTAAAAAAGGATTTATGGATTTTTTTAATGAAATGGATGCAGATGTCTTTTGTTTACAAGAAACGAAAGTGCAAGAAGGACAAGTGGAATTAGAATTAGATGGTTACTATCAGTACTGGAATTATGCAGAGAAAAAGGGGTATTCTGGAACAGCTATTTTTACCAAAAAAGAGCCCATTCAAGTAACAAATGGTATAGGAATAGACGAACATGACAAAGAAGGTAGAGTCATTACAGCAGAATTTGAAGATTACTTTTTGGTTACTGTGTATACCCCCAATTCTCAAAGAGAACTTGCAAGATTGGATTATCGAATGACATGGGAAGATGATTTTTTAGCTTACTTAAAAGAGTTAGAAAAAAACAAGCCAGTTATTTTCTGTGGCGACCTCAATGTTGCACATACAGAAATAGACCTTAAAAACCCTAAGACCAATCGAAAAAATGCTGGTTTTTCGGATGAAGAGAGAGGTAAGTTTGATAACGTTGTCAATAATGGCTTTGTGGATACCTTTAGATATTTTTATCCAGATGTAACAGGGGCATATACTTGGTGGTCTTATATGTTTAATGCAAGAAAGAATAATGCAGGGTGGAGAATCGATTATTTTTGTGTATCAGAAAGTTTAAAAGACGCCTTAAAAGATGCACAGATATATGCAGAAATTTATGGTTCAGATCATTGCCCAGTGGGTCTGGATATATTTTGA
- a CDS encoding bacterial Ig-like domain-containing protein: MSKFKRVLGLFLSLIMIVSSMTLTVFAEETSDPFEGMINIAEDSLWQGSVFGDIGGQDDINSENFDITENEDGTVNMSVKDNRGKVASTSDGLAYYYQEVSPEDNFELKATMTINDFTLNNQVSFGLMVRDEVLENENTGNTFGTDYVAAGAYRLGDDNVEYAFAREGGSLSRPGVTYTASPVPGDTIDISIQKSGNTYVLTVGDEDPYIFQDFDFEGDQLFAGLYVIRNADVTFSNVSLNVDGEVELGDWADSFFGDIGGQDSIDPEHYEVTPNDDGTLTMRVSNNKGKIAGSSDGLAMYYKEVPADVNFIISAKAQIVDYSINNQVAFGLMIRDEVLINESAGNTFGTDYIAAGAYRLADDRVEYTFARENGSLNRPGNTYDATPIAGDVLDISIQKSGNTYVVDVEGQETVVYEDFDFANDTLYAGMYVVRNAEVIFSDYEITVDTRSVVDLDVDTSHMKSEYLLGEQLELDGIEVTVHFNDGSTEVVGADDIIVTGFDSSQIGTNTININYNGVITTTDLEIVPLSVSELTVKYLPAKTDYYIGDTFNPLGLTIEANYNDGYEITELDESLYTISIEGQSTTGSAFVFETAGIKEVEVRSTETTSAAVTFDVEVSDAVLEGISIEEKPAKTAYFVDDELDISGIVVYANYSGENVRLLRSDFEVTGFDSTTLGELELEVSYKGETATFEVNVKYPEIIEIEVTEYPKTTYYVGEDYDLEGLVVSTVKDDGERATITGYEIDTTAYDKVNAGVYDLIITFEDYDAVRLPITVREEVEYEWKEIIFGQSISEGANHINVKDDHVEIIAYEGGGKITGDHDGISFYYVELDAQEDNFTLSADIKVNDYAKTPHDGQESFGIMARDAIGTHMDSGVFSSNIASVGGYSGGTRNPNGTQLFLRSGVLASDGEGSLGVQSRMILEERPVLDNTYPAENYNLTLSKTNSGFTGSLNGANEQIIFEPEVLQMQDNEKMYVGFYSARLAEIEVYNIDLEVTAASTDAPREYPEEQPVSPTIRVESLNRYSETDYDLMLDANVDGTVTVKQGADTIISNEEIKGGEIKVINTEINDNDTTNFSIAFIPDDTQYLTSYDMVVRNFTVEMRTYQQDGDIYVAPAGTSEGDGSIDSPLDIHTAIDFVQPGQTIIALEGQYILDRNININKYNDGREDEMKKLIAEEGKQVIFDADRRVGGVIASGNYWHIKGIDFARSAGNSHGFRLGGSHNVIELCNFYENGETGLQISRTDGSMDIKEWPSYNTILNSTSYANRDPSENNADGFAAKLTSGYGNVFDGCISYNNIDDGWDLYTKVGEGVIGEVTIRNSVSFNNGYNMDGSSTGGHGIGFKLGGEGVHVQHVIEDSIAFGNKSAGFSSNSNPGIIVQGKNIAFNNHGSNLDLRTYSNITPDFSLDGFISFHYNNPLASSDNLPAAQADELRSDTSFLWDGTKSVNASGDELTINNFNNLVMPETINRLPDGSINFSFLEYDPDGNQNPHILEFQQ; the protein is encoded by the coding sequence ATGTCAAAGTTTAAGAGAGTTTTAGGATTGTTTTTGTCTTTAATAATGATTGTATCATCAATGACATTAACGGTTTTTGCAGAAGAAACATCAGATCCTTTTGAAGGTATGATTAATATTGCTGAAGACAGCCTGTGGCAAGGAAGTGTTTTTGGTGATATAGGAGGACAAGATGATATTAACAGTGAGAACTTCGATATAACAGAAAATGAAGATGGTACTGTTAATATGAGCGTTAAAGACAACAGAGGTAAAGTTGCAAGTACTTCAGATGGATTAGCGTATTACTATCAAGAAGTTAGTCCAGAAGATAACTTTGAACTAAAAGCAACAATGACCATTAATGATTTTACTTTAAATAATCAAGTATCATTTGGATTAATGGTAAGAGACGAAGTTTTAGAAAATGAAAACACTGGCAATACTTTTGGTACAGATTATGTAGCAGCTGGAGCATATAGATTAGGTGATGATAATGTTGAATATGCATTTGCTAGAGAAGGCGGTTCATTATCAAGACCTGGTGTAACTTATACAGCAAGTCCAGTGCCAGGGGACACTATTGATATAAGCATTCAAAAATCAGGTAATACGTATGTATTAACTGTAGGAGATGAAGATCCATATATCTTCCAAGACTTTGATTTTGAAGGAGATCAGTTATTTGCTGGTTTATATGTCATCAGAAATGCAGATGTGACTTTTAGTAATGTGAGTTTAAATGTAGATGGCGAAGTTGAACTAGGAGATTGGGCTGACAGTTTCTTTGGTGATATTGGTGGACAAGATAGTATTGATCCAGAGCATTATGAAGTAACACCAAATGATGATGGTACTTTAACAATGAGAGTATCCAATAACAAAGGAAAAATAGCAGGTAGCTCAGATGGATTAGCAATGTATTATAAAGAAGTACCAGCTGACGTTAACTTTATAATTTCAGCAAAAGCACAAATCGTTGATTATTCAATTAACAATCAAGTAGCTTTTGGATTAATGATAAGAGATGAGGTTTTAATAAATGAAAGCGCTGGAAATACTTTTGGTACAGATTACATTGCAGCTGGTGCATACAGATTAGCTGATGATCGTGTAGAGTATACCTTTGCACGAGAAAATGGCTCGTTAAATAGACCAGGTAATACTTATGATGCAACACCAATCGCAGGCGATGTATTGGATATAAGTATTCAAAAATCAGGTAACACTTATGTAGTAGATGTAGAAGGTCAAGAAACTGTTGTTTATGAAGATTTTGATTTTGCTAATGATACTTTATATGCAGGAATGTATGTTGTTAGAAATGCAGAAGTTATATTTAGCGATTATGAAATAACAGTGGATACCAGATCAGTTGTTGACTTAGATGTAGATACAAGTCATATGAAAAGTGAATATTTACTTGGTGAGCAATTAGAGTTAGATGGTATTGAAGTTACTGTTCATTTTAATGATGGAAGTACAGAAGTTGTTGGAGCAGATGATATTATAGTTACAGGTTTTGATAGTAGTCAAATTGGAACCAACACAATTAATATCAATTATAATGGTGTAATAACAACAACTGATTTAGAAATTGTACCTTTATCAGTTTCAGAGTTAACAGTAAAATATTTGCCAGCAAAAACAGATTATTATATTGGAGACACATTTAATCCATTAGGTCTTACAATAGAAGCGAATTATAATGATGGATATGAAATTACTGAATTAGACGAAAGTCTATACACAATTTCAATAGAAGGTCAATCAACTACAGGTTCAGCTTTTGTTTTTGAAACGGCTGGAATCAAAGAAGTAGAAGTTAGGTCAACAGAAACAACAAGTGCAGCAGTAACATTTGATGTTGAGGTTAGTGATGCAGTATTAGAAGGAATTAGTATTGAAGAGAAACCAGCTAAGACGGCTTACTTTGTAGATGATGAGTTAGATATAAGTGGTATCGTTGTTTACGCTAATTATTCTGGTGAGAATGTAAGACTTTTAAGAAGTGATTTTGAAGTAACTGGTTTTGATAGTACAACACTAGGTGAATTAGAATTAGAAGTTTCTTACAAAGGAGAAACAGCAACTTTTGAAGTTAATGTTAAGTACCCAGAAATAATTGAAATCGAAGTAACTGAATATCCAAAAACAACCTATTATGTTGGAGAAGATTATGACTTAGAAGGTTTGGTAGTATCAACTGTTAAAGATGATGGTGAAAGAGCTACTATTACTGGATATGAAATCGATACAACTGCATATGACAAAGTTAATGCAGGCGTATACGATTTAATTATTACTTTCGAAGATTATGATGCAGTAAGACTTCCAATAACTGTAAGAGAAGAAGTAGAATATGAATGGAAAGAAATAATATTTGGTCAATCGATAAGCGAAGGTGCAAACCACATTAATGTGAAAGATGATCATGTAGAGATTATTGCATATGAAGGTGGAGGAAAAATTACAGGTGACCACGATGGTATATCTTTCTATTATGTAGAGTTAGACGCTCAAGAAGACAACTTTACATTATCAGCAGATATAAAAGTAAATGATTATGCTAAAACACCACATGATGGACAAGAATCCTTTGGTATTATGGCAAGAGATGCTATAGGAACGCATATGGATTCAGGAGTGTTTTCTTCTAATATAGCTTCTGTTGGTGGATATAGTGGTGGAACACGTAATCCTAATGGTACACAGTTATTTTTAAGAAGTGGTGTGTTGGCTTCTGACGGAGAAGGTAGTTTAGGTGTTCAATCAAGGATGATTCTTGAAGAAAGACCTGTATTAGATAATACTTATCCAGCAGAAAATTATAATTTAACACTATCAAAAACAAATAGTGGTTTTACTGGTTCTTTAAATGGAGCTAATGAGCAAATTATCTTTGAACCAGAAGTATTACAAATGCAAGATAATGAAAAAATGTATGTAGGTTTCTATTCAGCTCGTCTTGCAGAAATTGAAGTTTACAACATTGATTTAGAAGTAACTGCAGCATCTACAGATGCTCCTAGAGAATATCCTGAAGAACAACCTGTTTCACCAACAATAAGAGTTGAATCATTAAATAGATATTCTGAAACAGACTATGATTTAATGTTAGATGCTAATGTTGATGGAACAGTAACAGTTAAACAAGGTGCAGATACAATAATTTCTAATGAAGAAATTAAGGGTGGAGAAATCAAAGTTATTAATACAGAAATTAATGACAATGATACGACAAATTTCAGTATTGCATTTATTCCAGACGATACTCAGTATTTAACAAGTTATGATATGGTTGTAAGAAACTTTACAGTTGAAATGAGAACATATCAACAAGATGGAGATATCTATGTTGCGCCTGCAGGAACAAGTGAAGGCGATGGATCAATAGATAGTCCATTAGATATTCACACAGCAATTGATTTTGTTCAACCAGGACAAACAATTATCGCTCTTGAAGGTCAGTATATTTTAGATAGAAATATTAACATTAATAAATATAATGATGGTAGAGAAGATGAAATGAAAAAATTAATCGCTGAAGAAGGAAAACAAGTTATATTTGATGCCGATAGAAGAGTTGGTGGCGTAATAGCTAGCGGAAACTACTGGCATATTAAAGGAATTGATTTTGCTCGTTCAGCAGGTAATTCACATGGTTTCAGACTAGGTGGAAGTCATAATGTTATTGAACTTTGTAACTTCTATGAAAATGGAGAAACTGGTTTGCAAATTAGTCGTACAGATGGTTCTATGGATATAAAAGAATGGCCATCATACAATACTATATTAAATTCTACATCATATGCAAATCGTGACCCTTCAGAAAATAATGCAGATGGTTTTGCAGCAAAACTGACTTCTGGTTACGGAAATGTTTTTGACGGATGTATATCTTATAATAACATTGACGACGGATGGGATTTATACACTAAAGTTGGAGAAGGGGTTATTGGTGAAGTTACTATAAGAAATAGTGTTTCATTTAATAACGGATATAATATGGATGGTTCATCAACTGGCGGTCATGGTATAGGATTTAAGCTTGGTGGTGAAGGTGTTCACGTACAACATGTTATTGAAGATAGTATTGCTTTTGGAAATAAATCAGCTGGATTCTCAAGTAATAGTAACCCGGGTATTATTGTTCAAGGTAAAAATATTGCATTTAATAACCATGGTAGCAACCTAGATCTTAGAACTTACTCAAATATAACACCAGATTTTAGTTTAGATGGATTTATTTCATTCCATTACAATAACCCACTTGCTAGTTCAGATAATTTACCTGCAGCTCAAGCAGATGAATTAAGATCTGACACAAGTTTCTTATGGGATGGTACCAAATCAGTTAATGCTTCTGGTGATGAATTAACAATTAATAATTTCAATAATTTAGTAATGCCAGAAACAATTAATCGTTTACCAGATGGAAGTATTAATTTTAGTTTCTTAGAGTATGATCCAGATGGAAACCAAAATCCACATATCCTAGAGTTTCAACAGTAA